ACATAAACTGAAAAGCATCATTCCCAGCAAAACTTTTTCTGCAATATTTCTCCATCTCCTCTACCTCTAGATGTAACCTTCCTCCTCTGTCCAAAGAGTACACCACTGATGTCGGTACCAGAACACACCTGGTGAGCGCGAATCCTAGCATTATTGAAAAGAAGTACGTGTCTTCTCCTcttcacttatttatttttttgtctattttttttatttgggggGTTATGGATTCCTTATGATACTTTAATTacaataacaacatttcagTAGTGGAAATGGAATTGGAAACAATGGTTTAGATTCATGGCGGCACCTTTCTGTTCTACCTGGAGATTTCCGTAGTTTTCATAATAGATGCACAGCATTGTTTTTGTCACAGCAGGCTTTGCTTTGGTGACAGCACtactgaatttaataaaaattggCATTGTTCAATTATAATTCTTTTTTATTCCGATTATTTTAGTACTGACTTTGTACCAATACTTTTCACATCCCTAAATGGCTAATCCATTTATCCATCATTTTAGTCCAAGAGTCAAACATCTGATAAATAATTCTGATAAAATCTGATAAACATATTTGTTCTTCTGCAGTACTGTGGTTGTTTCAATAAATTAAGTATTTCTCTCATACTACTgaaccatgtttttttctgctacAAACGTTTCCATATCTCATTCATCTTAGTTTACAATTGCAATGCATTCTGTTGTCTGATAGATTTCACAAAGCCCTTCTATGTGAAACAGCCGGTAGCTATTTGTGGTTTCTGGGGAAGTTAGCAGCATGTAGCAACAGCAGGAAAACAGAATGGTCAGAAAAGGAAACACAGTTCTCCAGACAGCTGAGTGCATGTCTTGAGGGAAGAATATCGACCTTTCATAGTGGATTAGCATGTTTACTTCTTGCATTAGCTGGCAGGAGATCTCCAAAGTGCCCTGTTAGTACCAGGGTCATTGTTCtaatactttttttatattattaaaaacagcatattaatatGTTTGTGTTGTAATGTGAGTGTTTCTAAAGGTATATGAGACATTCAGAATCAAGCTCACACACTTTATTCATTATAGCTTGACTATTCACACAATGCCAAGGAAATAACAGGATGtttaacaaaatacaatataaatagaGTTAACCATGGCTCAGTAATAGACTGACAGTTAGATTTAGGGGTCAATTTGATTTCTGAATTCATTCATCCATTGTGGCCACAGTATCTTTAAATGAAACGGTTTGGTTACAGAAAGAacattttttacacattttttactTCATTCCATAttgacattaaaatgaaaaaaaaaaaaaaaactttatcgTTCCTATTATTTTTTCCTATCAGCTTTCAGAACCTACTATGGTCCCGCAAATCCTTCGTAGAGAGTATGAAGGCATATGGTTCCAGCTACATCTACATACCAGCGTTCTCCATGAAGCCTGGCACTGACCCCTCCCTGCGTGCATACCACGCCCTTGCAGACTCCGCCTCCAACCAGACAGTCCTCTTTGCCAACCCAGACTTCCTTAAAAACGTCGGCCGATTCTGGAAGAACCACGGCGTCCATGGCAAACGGCTGTCCACAGGGTTGTTCCTTGTGAGCCTTGCCCTTGGCTTATGCGAAGAGGTGACCGCTTACGGTTTCTGGCCATTTTCGGTGGGACTGGATAAGCGGCCGGTCAGCCACCATTATTATGACAACATTCTCCCATCCTCGAGATTTCATGCCATGCCTGAGGAATTTCTGCAACTCTGGCACTTGCATAAGAGCGGCACGCTGCGTATGCGGGTCGGCGATTGTGCAAAAGAAGGACAGGAGCCTAAGAAGGAAAAATAACTGGAAGTGTTGCTAGGGGCAACTCCGTATAATTCCCACAGGAACAGGACAGCCATCCTGTGATTAGCATGAGAATACTGTGGGTTGTGAGGTGATGCCCCACCCCCAGAGCTGGGCCTCTCTTTGGTGTCTATATGCTTGAACCTCAACTGCTACCGACACACCCCCACCCTCTTATTGCCAAGGAACTGTTGTAAAGACTTGCATGTGTACCCATCCTCATGTATGCGCTCACTGGAAGCTCGTTGTGTCTGTTTGTAGAAGTCCCGGGGTGATGAGAGACTTAGGAGTCATGTGACTTATTTAAACTGCATCCACCAGCAGTTGGACCCTTGAATCTAAGGACTATTTGTTCACTTAATATAAAGAGAGAGTGGGGTAGAGACTGCGTCAAACAATGTcttaagaattttaaatgggaACTCAGAAATTGGGAGCAATGCTTTGATCGTTTGAcgtatttttgtttagttttgtcttGAACACTGATTCTCTGGAGTTTTGAGGAAATGGGATAAGGAATAATGTGAAAATCTTACTCGCAGTGTTcacatatatacaaatacagGTTTAGCCTGGAAAAGGGAAGTTGGGAACTGAATGTACAGCCACAGTATAAAAACCTGTTTCAAAAATTTGAGACCGGTTTAAAGTGAAGGCTGCAGTTCACGTATTATTGTGAGTATATttctagttttatttatttttaacattcagTTAAGTAGGACATTTACAGAGAACCACCTTGTCAGTCTCGATCAGTCATTTCTTACATGACCATAGTGTTTTGTCAAGCTTGGAGTGGGAAATCATGGGTTGAGGTTGAGAGACCACATCCAGTTAGAAGATTTCCAAATTCTGTAGAAGAGTGAGTGAATTGTTTGTGTACCAGTGGAAAAAGTATGACAGAGTTTGCAGTGACTACTGTGGCAGcatctttaattattgtattattcGTATGTGTTTGAATTCAGTCATTAGATGTTACGAAGTGGTGTATTAATCCCTTATCACATGGTTGAAGGGGAACCAATCATacgatcatttttattttttttgcctgcTAAGGTGCTGGACACCTGGTTCGGAACATGTAAATAATCAtcagttttgttgttatttccACAAGAATCATGGGTTCTCTGAATGTATTGGCAGCCATTTTGGTAGTCTGCCCAGTAACTTGTTTCCTTgacttattttttgttgttgttaaactGCACACAACTGGTTTAAATTTGTAGGTGCTAGCTGTAACTCATCCACTCCAGCTTAGTCTTAATATATCATCACTGACAGACAGTTGTAATGGGTACGACTTGTAAGAGAATGCACTATTATGTTGATTTAAAGCCAGAGACCTCAGTATTTATAGgtttagttcaccccaaaatgacaaTTGTCATCAACTCCTTCCCCCGTCATGACAAATCCATTTCTTTCATCTTTGAGCTCCATTTCTGAGCTCCACTGAAAGATCAACATTTTTCatgcttcaaaaaaaaaaagacataagaCATTGTAAAAGCAATCAAGCGGTTTAATCTAAGCCTTATGAAGAGGCATAAAGATTGATCACCGCACGTGTGTACGTGAGCATCTCAAATATGGTAAATGGAAGCCCAAGCATACTTTCTTGATGCCTGATAACAAACCTCATTGGTTTTCATTTGAGCTTTCTGAAACGTCAACGTTTTTGTGTAATGGACtttcaatggagggacagaaatctctcagatttGTTTTATGGATTTGGAatagcatgagggtgagtaaatgatgacagaattttctatttttaggtgaactatccctttaaatgggAGAACAGAGTTGCCTTTAAATGTGTCTGCCATTTAAAGCAGGTGTGTTAGCATTCAGGTAGCTAGCTATAAGACAGCTTAACTAACTTGCTTCGCGAGATTCTCCTACGCTATGGCGTCCCTCGTGGCAACACTGAGATTGTGTACTTGAAACTGATTGAAATGAGTTCTGACATTTTTCGATAGAAGTTGTTGTGTATACATATTGTTTGTGCATTAATGTTGGGAAGCTCTACTATGAGCTATGTAATGGTTGAATCTCACAAAATACATAaccaggtcacatttcaccccaaTCAAGAGAAAAAATGACAATTGAGCACATTTCCCTGCATATTCTAACTATCGTAATGTGTTTGGAAAAATcgaaaactgaaatgaaaatttaaaaaagtggcATAAGTGAAATACATACAACAAATAATGGAGCATATGTGATTGTGCTTAATTCCATAAGTGTTACTGGTCATGAAAAaatggggtgaaatatgacccggACTTGTACTTAGCAGGTTTTTTGAGACTCACTCTAATAGCAAAGGAAATGTGTGAACTCATTTGAGTATCTCCAGAAATTCTCATTACcatattttcacactttaaGCCAATGAGTGCCTTTATCAGTATTAAAAAGGCTATGGACATTATTTTATCAAGGACAAGTTTTAAACCAAATCTAAGGATTATTTCTTTTTCCCCCCAAACTCAGACGTAAATAACCTCACAGAATAGTTTTTAAGAATTTTCAACCAAGACTGATGTTTAGAAATGTGGAAAGACctattcatttaataatttattatgatttaGGATTAGTGAATGGATGTGAGTTTCAAAATATCCTAGCTTACGGTTGTAGAAGGACCAACGTacattactgtaattttttaacATTGCTTAATTGCCAGAAAACCACAGCTTTAGCATACATGAAGCCGGGGAAAGTGTTAAATGCTGGAGCTgatgataatttttttctttgcacatTTTTTTGCTGTTCAGTATTGTGAATGAGTGAGGTAGTAGTTTGTAAGTAGGCATGCACGACTGTGATATGTGATATTGGTTTTTGAAACAAATTTTGAGTGAGAAACTCACAATTATGTATTTTACGTTACGCCCTTTGAGCCATATGAGGGTGTGTGCCCTGCTGAAACAGAGCTTACCTCAACTGTACTATTCACTGTTAAATTCATTGATGAAGCTCACAGGAGCTTGGATCTTAGATTCTTAAGTATGTTTTACTCCACTAAGCTGTAAATGTGTCCTATCGTGTCAATCTTCTTGGCTCAAGCAGTTGGTGTTTGTACTTGAGCATGTCACAATCTACTAACAATAAACAGGAACAGTGCTGGACGTTTTTTTACGTGCCACCTGGGTTATGCCAATATTGAAAATGTGAtaagaaaaaaagcaaacacaCTGCTTTCAAACAATAAAGACGTCCTGTCAACTCCTTTGCTGCAGTATGTGTGAAGTCTATGAATAACAGTCTGTCTAGATGAAGCACTAATCGGACAAACATATATTTCCtgttcaatacatttttaatgtcagGACCCAGCTGTCTCCTTGTAGATGGCCAAAAAACTCATTATATTGATTAAAGGTGTTACTTGTTGGACAGGCTACTGAGAGACAGAATCAAGAGAGCtggaaataaatattaataattaaaacccATACATTTATATGTAGTTTTGGTGCCAAAAAAATCACCTCTTGCATATAGTGTGTATTTAGGGAACTAGGGAAGCTACAGTTTTCTCAACATAATTCAACCCAGAACATTTCACCTTTATTATCAGAAAATAAAGAGCTTGAAGAAAGTCTGCACACTCTCAAACATCAAAAAAGTCACAAGCGAGATAAAAGCATTTTACTGGAATTTACTGGATAAAAACATGGCAAACGTTTCGGTCACATGTTGACCATTTTAAATGCCAAGCTAACAATAGAGCTAGGACCCATCTTAATTTGAAAAATCACGTGATGATTAAAGAGACATGATCAATCAGACCACGCACTGAtccaaaaaattaattaaattaaataaataactaaagaataataaaaaaaagaaagaaaaagaaatcaacatattaaattacacaatgtcaaaatataattataaaattataataataaataaataaatgaccacAATGTGTGTTCATTTAGCAATGGATAATCTACATCAAATTGGAGAACAATGGTTGTCTGTTGGGAGTTAACAACAAAGTACAATTCATAAAAAACAAGACAATTGAAGCTCTTCATTTAATCCCTTCGGATACACAGTCCATATAATAAATCCACTTAGCTTCACATTGTAACAGTCTTTTATTAGAATCACCACCTCTTCTTGAACTGGTCAATCTCTGAATACCTGAAAATCTCATATCACAAAATGCCTGGCCACAGGAGAATGAATATCCATCCTTCTGATGGAGCTCCTGTGCTCGTTGATGCGCGTCTTTAATTGGCGATTAGTCTTGCCAATATACTGTAGACCACATGGGCatgaaaaaagataaataacaaAGGATGATGAACAAGTGATAGTCTctctaatttttttaatgttttctgagTGGTGGTGCTGGTGAAAGAAtccattttaattgcatttccACAAGCTGAACAAATCTTGCATGGGAAGAAGCCAATGGAATGATCCAAAGTCACATATTTGTTCAGATGATCTCTTATGTTGCGTCCCCTATAATATGAAAAAAGCGGAGGCTCCTTGAAGATTCTATCTCCAATGTCATCGGCTCTCAGAACATGCCGGTGTTTACTGATGATAGACTTGATTGCCTGACCATGAACAGGGAAGGTAGTATAACACATATAAAGGAGGTCTTTGAAATGTCTTGGATAGTGATTTAACTGGTGTAGATTTTACCTTCTCAATTGCTTGCTTAAGCCATTTATCAGGATATCCTCTaaaggtgcgttcacaccagacgcgaatgaagcgttaagcgcgagtgatttacatgttaagtTAATGCAAAGACGCGAATAGACATAGACAAGCGGTTCGCGCGAATGACGTGGCGCGAATTGAGCGTTTCAGGCGTTTGAGCGTTTCGTGCTTGGTgtgttactttgtgcacaacatagtaaatcataatttatagcctatttcttacataaaaatattattactatgttaagactagaataggctacttatggcaaacatttgtacattcattctaattaTCTCTCACAATATTAtagtaaaaaatagttatttgtgaTTGGACCAGTGTAGTGAAATGAGACTGGagccgcctggcagaagcccctccttgacgcgaattcgcgtctgttgtgaagtgaatttcacgcgcgaatgaagcgagtaaactcaaaatgttcaagcgtccaactacGCACGAATA
The sequence above is drawn from the Onychostoma macrolepis isolate SWU-2019 chromosome 04, ASM1243209v1, whole genome shotgun sequence genome and encodes:
- the st8sia1 gene encoding alpha-N-acetylneuraminide alpha-2,8-sialyltransferase isoform X1; this encodes MVSLRCHRSKYIWATLGVLALLWLYIFPVYRIPSDKEMVDEVLRQGQTWSRNQTGVDLYRKLLTECCDPKRMFAVTKENSPIGKVLWYDGEIYHYHTVTNETYPIFVQDTPLLLPLKKCSVVGNGGVLKHSGCGKEIDQADFIMRCNLPPLSKEYTTDVGTRTHLVSANPSIIEKNFQNLLWSRKSFVESMKAYGSSYIYIPAFSMKPGTDPSLRAYHALADSASNQTVLFANPDFLKNVGRFWKNHGVHGKRLSTGLFLVSLALGLCEEVTAYGFWPFSVGLDKRPVSHHYYDNILPSSRFHAMPEEFLQLWHLHKSGTLRMRVGDCAKEGQEPKKEK
- the st8sia1 gene encoding alpha-N-acetylneuraminide alpha-2,8-sialyltransferase isoform X2, translated to MVSLRCHRSKYIWATLGVLALLWLYIFPVYRIPSDKEMVDEVLRQGQTWSRNQTGVDLYRKLLTECCDPKRMFAVTKENSPIGKVLWYDGEIYHYHTVTNETYPIFVQDTPLLLPLKKCSVVGNGGVLKHSGCGKEIDQADFIMSFQNLLWSRKSFVESMKAYGSSYIYIPAFSMKPGTDPSLRAYHALADSASNQTVLFANPDFLKNVGRFWKNHGVHGKRLSTGLFLVSLALGLCEEVTAYGFWPFSVGLDKRPVSHHYYDNILPSSRFHAMPEEFLQLWHLHKSGTLRMRVGDCAKEGQEPKKEK